A stretch of Henckelia pumila isolate YLH828 chromosome 4, ASM3356847v2, whole genome shotgun sequence DNA encodes these proteins:
- the LOC140860969 gene encoding uncharacterized protein, translating to MLDSLEKKYKTEDVGVKKFVVGKFLDFEMNDTKMVMSQVEEIQIIIHDLLAKGMEVNEPFQVASIIEKLLPSCKDFKSYLKHKRNERPKNEKKQGNTKKFRGDCYNCGKPNHTAKDFRLPKKDNKSQKPRQANIVEERYVPLDIYDIDLSVVLCETNLVDNPSEWWANTGSTSHICASKEMFSSYTTVGDMKIFMGKSATYDVIGVGNVVLKTTSGKK from the exons ATGTTGGATTCCTTGGAAAAGAAATATAAAACAGAGGATGTAGGCGTGAAAAAATTTGTTGTTGGAAAGTTCCTTGACTTTGAAATGAATGACACCAAAATGGTGATGAGCCAAGTTGAAGAAATTCAGATTATTATTCATGACTTATTGGCCAAAGGAATGGAAGTCAATGAACCTTTTCAAGTTGCATCCATCATAGAAAAGCTATTGCCGTCATGTAAAGATTTCAAAAGCTATCTCAAGCACAAACGCAATGAG CGCcctaaaaatgaaaagaaacaaGGGAACACAAAGAAATTCCGAGGAGAttgctacaactgtggcaaaCCGAATCACACGGCAAAAGATTTCCGACTTCCGAAGAAAGACAACAAAAGTCAGAAACCAAGGCAAGCCAACATAGTTGAGGAAAGGTATGTACCTTTAGATATTTATGATATTGATCTAAGTGTTGTTCTCTGTGAGACCAACTTGGTGGATAATCCAAGTGAATGGTGGGCAAATACTGGCTCTACAAGCCATATTTGTGCATCAAAAGAGATGTTTTCCTCATACACCACAGTTGGTGACATGAAGATATTTATGGGAAAATCTGCAACCTATGATGTCATTGGAGTTGGGAATGTAGTTCTGAAAACAACCTCTGGAAAGAAATGA
- the LOC140863850 gene encoding polyamine oxidase 1, which produces MASSLYIYGLCPLFSFHQQPQISPRQYNYPPMDNANRCSVIVVGAGISGMTAAKFLAENGVEDVVILEASDTIGGRLKKEDFGGVTVELGAGWIAGVGGKHSNPVWDLARRHNLRTCFSDYSNARYNIYDNSGKIFPSSIAADSYRKAVEAAIQKLNYEQANQHYDDTTSVPKTPIELAIDFILHDFEMAEVEPISTFLDFGEREFLVADERGYESLLYEMAETFLFTSEGKILDDRLKLNKVVGELQHSRNGVVLRTEDGSVYEADYVVLSVSIGVLQSHLIKISPPLPRWKTEAIASCDIMVYTKVFLKFPSKFWPCGPGKEFFIYAHERRGYYTFWQHMENAYPGCNILVVTLTNGESKRIEAQSDHETMKEAMEVLRNMFGPDIPDATDILVPRWWNNRFQRGSYSNYPIYVHNQLVDDIKCPVGRIFFTGEHTSEKFSGYVHGAYLAGIETCNALLEEMTTRKKRRSEKQTFLHEPLLALTGSLTLSQPEPRSSLHAMDIPQQLFLQATKIQTTKIRLPEAIL; this is translated from the exons ATGGCTtcctctctatatatatatggcCTCTGCCCATTATTTTCTTTCCATCAACAACCCCAAATCTCTCCCCGTCAATATAATTACCCACCCATGGATAACGCTAATCGATGCTCTGTTATCGTGGTCGGAGCCGGAATTTCAg GGATGACGGCGGCGAAGTTTCTGGCGGAGAATGGGGTGGAGGACGTGGTTATACTGGAGGCGTCGGACACCATAGGCGGCCGGCTGAAGAAGGAGGACTTCGGCGGCGTCACGGTGGAGCTCGGCGCCGGATGGATCGCCGGAGTCGGCGGGAAACACTCCAACCCCGTCTGGGATCTCGCCCGTCGGCACAACCTCCGCACTTGCTTCTCCGACTACAGCAACGCCCGATACAATATCTACGATAACAG TGGGAAAATATTTCCAAGCTCTATTGCGGCAGACTCATACAGGAAGGCCGTGGAAGCCGCAATTCAGAAACTAAACTACGAACAAGCCAATCAACATTACGACGATACAACATC AGTTCCAAAGACTCCAATAGAGCTGGCCATTGACTTCATTCTGCATGACTTTGAAATGGCag agGTGGAACCAATATCGACGTTCCTAGATTTTGGTGAGAGGGAATTTCTGGTGGCAGATGAAAGAGGATACGAGTCCTTGCTTTATGAAATGGCGGAGACCTTTCTTTTTACCTCCGAGGGTAAAATCTTGGACGATCGGTTAAAACTCAACAAG GTTGTTGGAGAGTTGCAACACTCAAGAAACGGCGTCGTGTTGAGGACCGAGGATGGGTCCGTTTACGAAGCCGACTACGTTGTCTTATCCGTTAGCATTGGTGTTCTCCAAAGTCATCTCATAAAAATCTCACCACCTCTACCA AGATGGAAAACTGAAGCCATCGCAAGTTGTGACATTATGGTGTACACAAAGGTGTTCCTAAAATTTCCAAGCAAATTTTGGCCTTGTGGTCCTGGCAAAGAATTCTTTATCTATGCCCACGAACGAAGAGGTTACTACACTTTTTGGCag CACATGGAGAATGCGTACCCGGGATGCAACATCCTGGTCGTGACTTTGACAAACGGAgaatcaaaacgaatcgaagCGCAATCCGACCACGAGACGATGAAAGAGGCCATGGAAGTGCTGAGAAACATGTTTGGCCCCGACATTCCGGATGCGACGGACATACTCGTCCCACGCTGGTGGAACAATCGTTTCCAGAGAGGAAGCTATAGTAACTACCCCATATACGTCCATAATCAACTCGTCGACGACATTAAG TGTCCGGTGGGTCGGATATTTTTCACCGGCGAGCACACCAGCGAGAAGTTTAGTGGCTACGTGCATGGGGCTTACCTAGCAG GAATCGAAACTTGTAACGCTCTGCTAGAAGAAATGACGACGCGAAAGAAGCGAAGAAGCGAAAAACAAACCTTTCTACATGAGCCATTGTTAGCCCTGACGGGATCTTTAACGTTGTCCCAACCCGAACCAAGATCAAGCTTACATGCAATGGATATTCCTCAACAACTCTTCTTACAAGCTACCAAGATTCAGACTACCAAGATTCGGCTTCCGGAGGCTATCTTATGA